The DNA window ATAACACGACACAGTGGACGGTACCCCACACGGGCTGCAGtcactcatcacaaacacttcttgttcaaaaccTGCTGCAAACTTGTTCAAAGCATACACTCTGTTGGGACTGCTTCGCGTGATTACCgtcccaaatatacaaaataaagcattAGGTAAACAGTAATACTACGTTTCTacatgataaagaaggaatatgtTCCTCTTGAAAAATCTGCAAACTTATACATGATTATTTTGTCACGTTTTTGCCCTTATAGATTTAGTTACtgcaataaactggaaacacTGAAACAGACGCTTTATCTCCCCTTCATGGATTTATTTGACAGGCCTTATCTTGCAAAAGCGTTGCAActttaaattttacaagattttagcaattttagcaagatgctgttgatgggaaaatacaattcactggaaatataaagtattttatataaatatcaaaacagtgaCTTAATCTAGacatctatcattattatcataaggataatgacagaaattgtctgtatttacagtatataaaaaatataaacagaataacaAGTCCACAACCATCCTGCAGTCAAATGTGTCcctatttttgtacttaaattTTATCCAGGGATTTCCCGGGATTTGCAAAAATATCCCGGGGTTATTAAACCTTGGAAATTGTCCGGATCCCAGGAAAGaaaccctaatatatatatatatatatatatatatatatatatatatatatatatatatatatatatatatatatatatatatatatatatatatatatatatatatatataagataaattaagGTTTCTTTCCGATAGAGCAACTAAATCTAAAATCTGACGCACATCACAAATTTGACTGCAGATCAATTCTGCCTAAATGGAAGAGTTTTGTCAAGGGAAGAATAATGAAGAATGTAtaaaagcaagatggaaggaacatTTTGAAAAGCTAAGAATGTATAAGAGGAAGatggaaggaacattttgagaataagagaagaagagaaccccagaagaataagagaagagggaACCCACGAGTAAGAGCAGTTCCAGTTATCACCAGAGATGAAGTGAAGAGAGcacttgacaaaatgaaaaatggaaaggctgTTGGACCTGATGGTATACCAGTTGAGGTGTGGAAATGCTTGGGAGGAGAAGAGGTTGATATACTCTGGGACCTCTTTTCAAAGGTCTACCGCCGAGAAAAAATGCCGGACAGCTGGAAAAATAGTATTATGGTCCcaataaataaggaaaagggGGATGTACAAGACTGCACAAATTACAGAGGGATAAAATTGACATCTCATAGTATGAAGACGTATGAACgaattatagagaaaagaataaggaatgaaacacCAAAAAGTGAAGAACAATTCGGTTTTATGCCGGGAAAGGGTACAGTAGATGAAATTTTTGCACTAAggcaagcaatggaaaaacatgcagaaagacagagaggacTACATCTAGTATTTATTGATCTGGAGAAGGCATATGATCTGgtacctaggcaagaagtgtggagatgtATGAGAGGGAAGGGTGTTTCAGAAAAGTATGTTAAAGTAGCCCAGGATATATATGCAGAGGTTACCACTCAGGTAATgagcactgtgggaacaacagaaaggTTTAgggtaagagttggtttacatcaatgTTCAACTCTCAGTCCGTACATCTTTGACCTTATGATGGATGTTATTACATCAGATGTCTGAGAAGAAGTTCCGGGGAATGTGATGTTTGCTGATTATGTTGTTTTGGTGGACCTGGCTAGAGTAGTGGTGGAGATAAAACAAGAGTTGTGGAGACAAGCACTTGAAGATCGAGGCTTTAAGGATAAGCAGGACTAAGACAGAATGTctgtggatgggaggggaaggaaaacaggGTGCAGTTAAATTAGGTTTAGACGACATCAAGGGGTTTACCACTTTCGAGTACCTTGGGtcctgtgtgatggatgatggtggcatggactcagaaataaaccacaggatacAGTGCACTTAGATTAATTGGAGGAGACCATCGGGAATATTGTGCgacaagaggattagtgcaagagtaaaaggaaggttttataaaagtgtagttagaccagcATTGGTGTATGGGGCTGAGACGTGATCAATAAAGAAagctcaagaaaggaagttggaagtggcagagatgaggatgttgagatggatgtgtggagtcactcACGAGAAAGAATAGGATCAGAAACCATTATATCAGAGGGcagtcaaagtggtagaagtgtcaaagaagattcagcaaaaaagattgcagtggtttggtcatgtcatgcggagagaggaggatcatgtgtgtagaagggtcatggacGTGGAGgtggttaggaggaggaggaggggaaggccaagaGTCAGATGAAAAGGtaacgtagcaaatgacatgcgggaaaaagggttaagagaacaggatacgAAAGATGGAAGATGGAGGAGGCTTACACGgctgaaaacaaagaagaagatatatataatatatatatatatatatatatatatatatatatatatatatatatatatatatatatatatatatgtatatatatgtgtgtgtgtgtgtgtgtgtgtgtgtatacatacacacacacacacacacacacacacacacacacacacatatatatatatatatatatatatatatatatatatatatatatatatatatatatatatatatatatatatatatatatatatatatatatatatatatatatatatatatatatatatatattgtatcattaACATGATAAACTTTATAATTGTATCATTAACATGATAAACTTTATAATACTAtatgatatatttgtttaaaaatgttgaTGTGGGTTGGAAGCGAGTTGTAACTTATTGTGCATCTGgaatatcttttgttttactcATCTCAGTGTCTTGCACGGTTAGCGGGCGAACTGCCGTAAAATTTGCTAACCACTCTGGTACTGCCTATTGTATTGAGTGGTGATGGCTGGTGGCGGCAGGTGTTAATCTTGTAGATGTAGACACAAGAATGAAGTCGGTGACATATAAGGCCGGCAAGTGATGGGATATTTGTGTTTGGCAATCTCCTACTGGGGTTCAAGGCCTGTGATAGTGAGGCCATTGAAGTGAGTGCAATACAGTGTATTATGGATGTTATATGATATTTCAATTGGAATTGCCCTTATTGGTAATTggattctatgtatatatacagtaatgtttaaTGATATGAGTACATTTAATTTGATGCCGAGTGCTTTAGTGGCTACAGTACCATAATTTACAGtggtatttatttacattgctaTAAACATAGTTATTGttagaaatatacatatcaatatggATTGTTCATGTACATTACTAGAAGGGTTGTATTaaggacaaatatttttttataattaaatcaggaaaattaggaaaattcaAGATTTGTATAGCTGGTTggattgtattattttttcattacatggaatatatatttcAGGTTGAAACCTATCGTTGGCAATAAAATCTGTTACTACTTATGGTCCATCCTTGAACATCCCAGTACATTTCAACTTCAACCACCATGGGTGTGCAAGAGGAACTCGTCGCCCTGAAGAGGAAGAGGGCAATCAGCAAAAGGAAGTTTACCAGGAAGGTAACTATGTGCAATGAAGGAATCAATCGAGGTGATGATTTATCAGTGTTAACGAAGAACTATGAGGAAATGGTTGAAGCCTTTAAATGCCTTGAGTATCAAAATGATGAACTGATACAATTTATATGTGAAAACGAGGATAAGCTAGCCGGTAGTAATTTAGAAGAAGAAGCCCAGCAATATATTCTAGATAGTGAAAGATTAAAATGTGAAGTAAGTGCAAAAATATTCAAAGGTGTCCAGGATGTAAAGGCAACAGATAAATCGAAGGTTAAAGTAAAGAAATTTGAACCACCAATGTTCGAAGGTAATTTAAGAAACTATCCAACTTTTAAGGAAGATTATGAGAATTTAGTTAAGAGTATATATGGCACTGATCCCTATGCTCTGAAAATGTGTCTAAGTGGAGAAGCACTTCAAGCAGTGAAGGGCTCAGAGGGTAATTATGATGAAATGGTTCAACGTTTGGATGATAAATTTGGGAATTCAAGAAAGATTGTAGACTTAGTGGTTGGTGAGCTTAGATctctaaagaaaattaatgatgatgataccaAAGGATTTATCAAAATGGTCGATCAGGTTGAGCAATGTTGGCTTGATTTAAAAAAGGTAAATCTCTCTGATGAACTTAATAGTGCAAACGTTGTCAGCCATGTAGAAAAGGTTTTACCTTCACTTCAAAAGAGAGAATGGGTAATTAAAGCAGATGAGGTATCAGTAACTAGCAATCTGTTTCCTGAGTTGTTGAAGTTCTtacagaaggagagaaaaattttgGAATATATGAATTCTAATGTTAGGAGTAGCGTTAGTGATAATAAGGCAACAGTCCATCATGTTGACAGTACAGTTGAGAATGAATCGGAATTgataaaattggtgaaaaaaatCGGAGAAgaacaaagtataaaaaataaggaatttgaATCTTGTATTGTTAACTTGACAGAAATGGTGAAGGGTATTAAACCTAAGGCAGATAGTAAGGGGATAGGATGCCTGTTACACAATTCAATTGGTCATGAGATAATAGAATGTCATAAATTTAATGGTTGTGGTAGCAAAGAAAGATTTGAGATTATAAAGGGTAATGGAATATGTTTTAGGTGTCTAAGGGGATATCATCCTGCTCGTAGCTGCAAGGTGGGTACATTGTGTGATGTCATCATTGAAGGTAAAGGGCCATGCAATCGTAATCATCATCCACTGTTGCATTCCGATAGAGTAGAAAATAGTATTCACAAAGCGATATCAGAAAAGGGATTTGCAATGTTGTTGAATATCAGTATGGTGAATAGTAAGAACATGCCTGTTAATGTACTGTGGGATCCAGGAGcggatatttcatttataacaaataGGATGGCTAAGAAATTGGGTTTAAGTGGAAAGCACATAAATTTATCCATGATCAAAGTGGGCAATGTGGTTGAACATCATTCAAGCAACGAATATTGTGTACCACTAATTGATAAATCTGGTAAGGTTTGGAATGTGAATGCTGTTGGTATTAATGAAATAACAGCCAAAATCAAGAAAGTAGACTTATCCAGGGTATCTGAACTTTTTGAGGGAATATCAAACTTAGAGCTGAGTCGCCCACATTGGGAAATTGATATGCTTATTAGTGCTAATTATTGTGAAATATTGCCAAGGGTTGTTGAAACAAATAAGGGTCTCCAGCTGCTAGAAAATCAGTTTGGGTTCAGCATACGTGGTAGACATGATGAAATTACCAATCAAGTTAATACTAGTAATCATGTGTTTGTGAGAATTCATAAACAGTAAATTTGAATGACATCAATATTGATCCAACAGAAAATCTAAAGGATCAGTTAGATAAATTTTTTGCCATAGAAGAAATGGGAACAAGGTGTAATCCACAATGTATCAAATGTATGTGCAGAGGTTGTCCTGGACCCAATTATGTAagtttgaaagaagaaaaggaaatgaaattgattGCGGAAGGATTAACGTATGACGAGAAACAGAAACGCTGGTTTGTAAGGTATCCTTGGATAAGAGATccaaatcatttgaaaaataacataaagGTAGCAAATGCCAGGTTAAGAACAACAGAGAATAGATTAAGGAAACTTCGGAATGAGCATGcaatgaaatatcagaaagagattGAAGATATGGTTAGAAGGGGAGTAACTAGGAAATTAACTAATAAGGAGATTCAAGAGTACAATGGCCCAGTTCACTATATTCATCATCATGAGGTGTTGAAGCCAGAATCTAGTTCAACCCCAGTGCGCATTGTCTTCAATTCTTCAGCATCTTATATGGGACAGAGTTTAAATGATTTTTGGGCTAAGGGGCCTGATATTTTGAACAGTTTGCTGGGAGTGTTGTGTAGATTTAGGCAAGATAATATAGCCATAGTGGGTGACATAGCAAAGATGTACCATACTGTAAAAACTCAGCACACTAGATGAACATACACATAGATTTGTATGGAGGACTTGGATGATAGTAGGACACCTGATCAGTATGTTCTTACCACAGTAACATTTGGAGATAGGCCCAGTGGTACTATAGCTATGGTAGCTTTGAGACATACAGTAGAACAGTTCGGTAAGGAATCCCGGAGGTGCAAGATATGATTCTTAATAATACGTATGTAGATGATATACTGTATTCTACTGATGCCATTGAGAACGCAATCAAATTAATACAGGATACTGAAAGGGTATTGTTGCAGGAAGTTTCAGAATAAAGCACTGGATAGTCAGCGGGCATTATGAAAAAACTGCAATATAAGAATAATAGAATCTGATAGTGAGAAAATCTTAGGTTTAAAATGGAATCCTGTAGATgactattttttcctttgctgtaaGACTCAACTTTACACCAAGAATAAGAAAGGTTAGGAGTGGTCAAATTTAGATATAGGTGAATTTGattataaatttcagaaatattaacACGCAGAAAGATATTGAGTCAAATTGCATCGTTGTATGATCCATTAGGGTTGGTTATACCAGTATTACTCAAAGCTAAGATCTTGATGAGATCCATGATTTCCAAAAGTAACTCAAATGGTGGTGGAATCAAGTGGGATGATCCACTTGATGATTCCATGATGAACGAATGGAAAgcgtttttcaaagaattgtaTGGACTGGAGTCATTAACTTTTAGAAGACCATTAAAGCCATCTAATGCTTTTGGTAAGCCGAACCTAGTAATATTTTCTGATGGTAGCACGCAAGCATATGGGGCTTGTGCATATGTGAGGTGGCAAATCAATGATAATAAGTTTGAATCAAGTCTGATAATGGCGAAAAATAAGATTGCACCAGTGAAACAAATGTCTATTCCTCGTTTGGAATTATGTGGTGCTCTCATAGCTGCTAGGATGAGAGAACTCATAGTAAAGGAGTTTTCATGGGAGTTTGAGTCAGTCTATCACATAGCTGACTCAACAATTGTAAGATCACAAATTCAAAAGGAGTCCCATGGATTCAACACATTTGTTGCTGTACGCATTGcagagatacaaataaaaactgattCAAGGGAATGGTGGTGGGTTGATTCAATTCAAAATGTTGCAGATATGACCTCTAAACCGTGTAGTCCAgaaaaaattggtgaaaattcTGCCTGGCAAAATGGACCAAAATTCCTAACATTACCAATTTCAAAATGGCCTATCaaacaaaattgtgaaaatgaaCTAACCGACAGAGTAGGTGTTGTCATGGCTGTTGCTAAAGTAAGTCAGAACCATGTTATACACATGATTGATGTTAATAGATTTAGTGATTATTACAAACTACTAAGAGTTACATGCAGGGTAATGAATGTTTTCAAATGTAGATCCTTTAAGGGCATGCTGAGGGAACCAACAGATCAAGGAATTATTAAAGCAGAACTAATGTGGGTTAGAGAGATGCAAAGGGACATGACTGATTGGAAAGTGTGGTTCAGAAGATTAGGACCTTCAATTAAGAATGGAGTCATAGTAGTAGGACAAAGAATTTCTAAGTGGCTAAAGGAAAATtggaatagagaagactatatgTTGCTACCAGCAAATCACCCAGTTACTAGattgtatatatcatatgtacatGGGGTTGACCATGCAGGCATAGAGACTACTTTggcaaaattacaaagaaaattctggattcaggggccagaaaaataataaaggcaataaaaaatcAATGTGTGACATGTAGGAAGTTAACAAAGAAATTAGAAGACCAATGCATGGGTCAAATGAGGATAGAAAGAATGAAACCTGCTCCACCTTTCTATTACACAGCCATAGATTTGTTTGGACCCTTAACAATAAGAGACACGGTTAAAAAGAGAACTCACGGTAAAGCCTTTGGTGTTATATTTAACTGTTTAGTTACTAGAGCTGTTCACTTGGATTTGGCTGAAGGATACAGTACTGATGATTTTCTGACCACATTTCAAAGGTTTATTGCTATTAGAGGAGCTCCTAAAGTTATATATTCAGATAAGGGAACTCAGTTGATATCAGCAAGCAAGAAAATAGAAACCATTGGAGAAAAGGAAGGGGTAACTTGGATCTTTAATATGCCTAGTGACGCACCTTGGTATAATGGGGCAAGTGAAGCACTGATCAAATCTGTCAAAAGGTGTCTTTGTATTAGTGTAGGAGATTCTGTGTTGAATTTTGGAGAGTTACAAACTGCTTTGTTTGGTATTGCTAATCTGATGAATGAAAGACCAATTGGAACAAAACCTGGATTTAGTTTAGAGTTGGGGGGCTACCTCTGTCCCAATGATCTGTTGCTTGGTCGGTCCACTTGCTTTTGTCCAAGTGGGATGTACGATATTAGAGGGGGTCACAAAAGGAGATTAAAGTTTATACAAAGTATAATAGAATCCTTCTGGAAAAAGTGGCAACGAGACTATTTTCCATCATTGTTAATCAGGCAGAAATGGCATACAACAAGGAGGAATGTAAGAGTTGGAGATGTGGTACTTGTGCAAGATAGTAATGTTGTGAGGGGGGCATGGAAACTAGCACAGGTGATTAGAGCTGATCCAGGACAAGATGGCGTTGTCCGTGATGTTGATTTAAGGTATAAGATTATAAAGCATGGGAAGGGATATGATGGTGAAGTGGATAAGATTATGTGTAGATCAGTACACAGGTTGGTGGTGTTATTACCAATAGAAGAACAATGTAATCATACGTAGTTTACCCTATTGGATAGGGTATCGATAATTTGTCACTAATGGTGGGGGAGTGTATCATTAACATGATAAACTTTATAATACTATAaggatatatttgtttaaaaaatgttgatGTGGGTTGGAGCGAGTTGTAACTTATTGCGCATCTGGAATATCTTTTGTTTTACCCACATCTCAGTGTCGCACGGTTAGCGGGCGAACTGCCGTAAAATTTGCTAACCACTCTGGTACTGCCTATTGTATTGAGTGGTGGTGGCTGGTGGCGGCAGGTGTTAATCTTGTAGATGTAGACACAAGAATGAAGTCGGTGACATATAAGGCCGGCAGGTGATGGGATATTTGTGTTTGGCAGTCTCCTACTGGGGTTCAAGGCCTGTGATAGTGAGGCCATTGAAGTGAGTGCAATACAGTTTATTATGGATGTTATATGATATTTCAATTGGAATTGCCCTTATTGGTAATTggattctatgtatatatacagtaatgtttaaTGATATGAGTACATTTAATTTGATGCCGAGTGCTTTAGTGGCTACAGTACCATAATTTACAGtggtatttatttacattgctaTAAACATAGTTATTGttagaaatatacatatcaatatggATTGTTCATGTACATTACTAGAAGGGTTGTATTaaggacaaatatttttttataattaaatcagGAAAATTAGGGAAAATTCAAGATTTGTATAGCTGGTTGgattgtattatttttcattacatggaatatatatttcAGGTTGAAACCtacccctcgaagtaggttccttcacgtggtgaggggataaggggccctggctttt is part of the Macrobrachium rosenbergii isolate ZJJX-2024 chromosome 41, ASM4041242v1, whole genome shotgun sequence genome and encodes:
- the LOC136827199 gene encoding uncharacterized protein → MGVQEELVALKRKRAISKRKFTRKVTMCNEGINRGDDLSVLTKNYEEMVEAFKCLEYQNDELIQFICENEDKLAGSNLEEEAQQYILDSERLKCEVSAKIFKGVQDVKATDKSKVKVKKFEPPMFEGNLRNYPTFKEDYENLVKSIYGTDPYALKMCLSGEALQAVKGSEGNYDEMVQRLDDKFGNSRKIVDLVVGELRSLKKINDDDTKGFIKMVDQVEQCWLDLKKVNLSDELNSANVVSHVEKVLPSLQKREWVIKADEVSVTSNLFPELLKFLQKERKILEYMNSNVRSSVSDNKATVHHVDSTVENESELIKLVKKIGEEQSIKNKEFESCIVNLTEMVKGIKPKADSKGIGCLLHNSIGHEIIECHKFNGCGSKERFEIIKGNGICFRCLRGYHPARSCKVGTLCDVIIEGKGPCNRNHHPLLHSDRVENSIHKAISEKGFAMLLNISMVNSKNMPVNVLWDPGADISFITNRMAKKLGLSGKHINLSMIKVGNVVEHHSSNEYCVPLIDKSGKVWNVNAVGINEITAKIKKVDLSRVSELFEGISNLELSRPHWEIDMLISANYCEILPRVVETNKGLQLLENQFGFSIRGRHDEITNQVNTSNHVFVANARLRTTENRLRKLRNEHAMKYQKEIEDMVRRGVTRKLTNKEIQEYNGPVHYIHHHEVLKPESSSTPVRIVFNSSASYMGQSLNDFWAKGPDILNSLLGVLCRFRQDNIAIVGDIAKMYHTVKTQHTR